The Henckelia pumila isolate YLH828 chromosome 2, ASM3356847v2, whole genome shotgun sequence genome includes a window with the following:
- the LOC140883265 gene encoding protein ABIL1-like, which yields MEVEKAQPRTFDEVSMERSKSFVTALQELKNLRPQLHSAAEYCEKSYLHSEQKQMVLDNLKDYAVRALVNAIDHLGTVAYKLSDVLEQQTLEISSMDLKVTCLHQQLLTCQTYMDKEGLRQQQLLAIIPRHHKHYILPNSISKKVHFSPQIQTDPRQPVQARGASAATTLSWHLASETKSTLKGFPRGIMSTEDSKTSGNTSSAFNLSDMDDKAWMKSMSTSTVAMQALGVTRQEYMEGSKPVPPFRSFDIPRENLRPRAPGRSKSMISAFFAKPKTQQKLKTST from the exons ATGGAGGTGGAGAAAGCTCAACCGAGGACGTTTGATGAGGTGTCGATGGAGAGAAGCAAGAGTTTTGTGACTGCATTACAG GAACTCAAGAACCTTCGGCCTCAACTGCATTCTGCAGCAGAGTATTGCGAGAAGTCGTATCTCCACAGTGAGCAGAAGCAAAT GGTACTGGATAATTTGAAGGACTATGCTGTAAGAGCTCTAGTCAATGCTATTGACCACCTTGGTACTGTTGCTTACAAGTTAAGTGATGTTCTGGAGCAACAGACATTGGAGATCTCATCAATGGATCTGAAAGTTACATGCCTACATCAG CAACTTCTAACATGCCAAACATACATGGATAAAGAAGGTCTTAGGCAGCAGCAGTTATTGGCTATCATTCCAAGGCATCACAAACATTACATTTTGCCAA ACTCTATCAGCAAGAAGGTGCACTTCAGCCCACAGATACAGACAGATCCTAGGCAACCTGTGCAAGCAAGAG GTGCTTCTGCTGCAACTACTCTCTCTTGGCATTTAGCATCAGAAACCAAGTCAACCTTGAAAGGCTTTCCACGTGGTATTATGAG CACCGAGGACTCGAAAACAAGTGGAAACACATCTAGTGCATTCAACTTATCGG ATATGGATGACAAAGCCTGGATGAAATCCATGTCAACTTCAACTGTGGCTATGCAAGCACTGGGGGTTACACGACAG GAGTATATGGAGGGCTCCAAACCTGTACCTCCATTTAGATCCTTTGACATTCCAAGGGAGAATTTACGCCCACGTGCACCTGGTCGTAGCAAGAGCATGATTTCAGCTTTCTTTGCCAAGCCAAAGACCCAACAAAAGTTGAAAACTAGTACATGA